Proteins from a single region of Haloarcula laminariae:
- a CDS encoding dihydroorotase, translating into MAVETLIAGGTVVTGDAMFEAAVAIDDGTIVGVGEEKALPAADHRIDASGLLVMPGIVDPHVHLAGYNTLDTYESGTAAAAAGGVTTLVNFAWQGWRPEAGEFEAGGTLTDAVERHRDRADEALIDVGFHPVVTREDPSVFEELPELVAAGITSFKIFTTDSIRLSHGFIGELFEHLSEHGAVGMAHTEDHAVCTSKTEQLRDSPDPTVYPDSRPDYAEAMAADTLVRLAVEADAKYYGVHTTSEAAVDAIETHRTDGSNVRAETCTHYTVFDRSVYDQLGNTAIMSPPLRAAGDVDAMYDGIRDGTLSVVSSDHVATTEARKRGDAWWDCHKGVNSLQTGLPVFHDEAVNKRGLSYPELVQLKCRRPARTFGMPNKGRIQPGADADIVLFDTDETYTITAEDNLSKADFSIYQDRTVTGRVEKTFVRGELVADGGEIIADSGYGNVLSREVPDWS; encoded by the coding sequence ATGGCGGTTGAGACACTTATCGCGGGTGGAACAGTTGTGACGGGCGATGCAATGTTCGAGGCAGCCGTCGCCATCGACGACGGGACCATCGTCGGTGTCGGGGAGGAAAAAGCGCTCCCAGCGGCCGACCACCGGATCGATGCGAGTGGCCTGCTAGTGATGCCCGGCATCGTGGACCCACACGTCCACCTGGCCGGCTACAACACCCTCGACACCTACGAGTCCGGCACTGCTGCCGCCGCAGCTGGTGGCGTGACCACCCTCGTGAACTTCGCCTGGCAGGGATGGCGTCCGGAGGCTGGCGAGTTCGAGGCGGGCGGCACGCTGACCGATGCTGTTGAGCGCCATCGGGATCGCGCCGACGAGGCGCTTATCGACGTTGGCTTCCATCCGGTTGTTACACGCGAGGACCCGAGCGTGTTCGAGGAACTACCCGAACTCGTTGCGGCTGGCATCACGTCGTTCAAGATATTCACGACCGACAGCATCCGGCTATCTCACGGGTTCATCGGCGAACTGTTCGAGCACCTTTCGGAACATGGGGCCGTCGGGATGGCACATACCGAGGACCACGCCGTCTGTACGAGCAAGACCGAACAGCTGCGTGATTCGCCCGACCCGACCGTGTATCCGGACTCCCGGCCCGATTACGCGGAAGCGATGGCAGCTGATACCCTCGTGCGGCTGGCCGTCGAGGCCGATGCGAAGTACTACGGAGTGCACACGACATCAGAAGCTGCTGTCGACGCTATCGAGACACATCGGACGGATGGATCGAACGTCCGCGCTGAGACCTGCACCCACTACACGGTGTTCGACCGGTCTGTGTACGACCAGCTCGGTAACACAGCAATAATGTCACCGCCGCTTCGAGCGGCTGGCGATGTTGACGCCATGTATGATGGCATCCGGGACGGAACCCTGTCGGTTGTCTCCTCCGATCACGTTGCCACTACCGAAGCCCGGAAACGGGGCGATGCGTGGTGGGACTGTCATAAGGGAGTCAACAGTCTCCAGACCGGTCTGCCAGTGTTCCATGACGAGGCCGTCAATAAACGGGGACTCTCGTATCCTGAGCTCGTTCAGCTGAAATGTCGACGGCCGGCCCGCACCTTCGGCATGCCGAACAAGGGGCGGATACAACCCGGTGCCGACGCCGACATTGTCCTCTTTGACACTGACGAGACGTACACGATAACGGCCGAGGACAACCTCTCGAAAGCGGATTTCTCGATTTACCAGGACCGCACGGTGACCGGACGCGTCGAGAAAACGTTTGTCAGAGGGGAACTCGTCGCGGATGGCGGAGAGATAATTGCTGACTCCGGATACGGGAACGTGCTCAGCCGGGAGGTACCCGACTGGTCGTAA
- a CDS encoding Zn-dependent hydrolase produces the protein MSIQIDRERLIETMETQADIGGTEDGGLHRLALSDADKAVRDWFLEAMEDAGLETRVDRMGNMFGRRSGTDSSADPVLLGSHLDSQPFGGIYDGALGVVAALECIRTFNDEGIETSHPIEIVNWTNEEGSRFQPAMQGSGVWTGELDLETEYNKTDAEGVRFEDELERIGYKGDVPAEPTTEYDSSLELHIEQGPKLENNEKDLGVVTGVVGLTWGAVTFYGAAEHTGTTPMHDRQDALVAAADFITAVRRLGGTLGKETVASVGRADVSPNSINIVPEEVTVTWGIRDPSDDVVEEGRERVLEEAAAIADREGVNYEWEDRARSSSIRFPERPVTAIGDAAQALGYDSLDVFSGAVHDAAKVGTVCDTAMVFSVSEDGKSHTEEEYTSWDDCYSAANTLANAVLNLAE, from the coding sequence GTGAGCATCCAGATTGACAGAGAGAGACTTATCGAGACGATGGAGACACAAGCCGACATCGGTGGCACCGAGGACGGTGGCCTCCACCGGTTGGCGCTGTCGGATGCGGATAAAGCGGTCCGGGACTGGTTCCTTGAAGCGATGGAAGATGCAGGACTGGAGACGCGCGTCGACCGGATGGGTAATATGTTCGGTAGGCGGTCGGGGACGGATTCAAGTGCTGACCCAGTCTTGCTGGGCTCGCATCTAGATTCCCAGCCCTTTGGTGGCATCTACGACGGCGCACTCGGCGTCGTCGCAGCCCTCGAATGCATCCGGACGTTCAACGACGAGGGCATCGAAACGAGCCATCCTATCGAAATCGTCAACTGGACAAACGAGGAAGGGTCCCGATTCCAACCGGCGATGCAGGGAAGCGGTGTCTGGACGGGTGAACTCGACTTGGAGACGGAGTACAACAAGACCGACGCCGAGGGCGTCCGATTTGAGGATGAACTCGAACGCATCGGGTACAAGGGTGACGTACCTGCCGAACCGACCACTGAGTACGATTCCTCGCTCGAACTGCATATCGAACAAGGGCCAAAACTGGAGAACAACGAGAAAGATCTCGGTGTTGTCACCGGCGTGGTCGGGCTGACGTGGGGAGCGGTCACGTTCTACGGTGCGGCTGAACACACCGGCACAACGCCGATGCATGATCGGCAGGACGCGCTCGTCGCGGCCGCCGATTTTATCACGGCGGTTCGACGGCTCGGCGGGACCTTGGGGAAGGAAACGGTCGCAAGCGTCGGCCGTGCCGATGTCTCGCCCAACTCAATCAATATCGTCCCCGAGGAAGTCACCGTGACGTGGGGGATTCGCGACCCCAGTGATGATGTCGTCGAAGAGGGACGCGAACGCGTCCTTGAAGAGGCAGCCGCGATTGCTGACCGGGAGGGTGTCAACTACGAGTGGGAGGACCGGGCGCGCTCCTCAAGTATCCGGTTTCCCGAGAGGCCAGTCACAGCTATCGGAGATGCCGCCCAAGCGCTCGGATACGACTCGTTGGACGTGTTTAGCGGGGCCGTCCACGACGCCGCGAAGGTTGGGACCGTCTGTGACACCGCGATGGTGTTTTCGGTCAGCGAGGACGGCAAGAGCCACACCGAGGAGGAGTACACCTCTTGGGACGACTGTTACAGCGCGGCGAACACGCTGGCAAACGCTGTACTCAATCTGGCGGAGTGA